A single Ignavibacteriales bacterium DNA region contains:
- a CDS encoding T9SS type A sorting domain-containing protein gives MEQMVTIDGYDNFYLGLSTAEPHGSLNPKNPRQSFTGWNINVAFRSYNGLTWQQSTPQFGVSMSGDPVTAFDSLGNLYYQNMFGSPIQGAKVMKSTDNGATWGPSLTGVSGRDKNWIAADQSAGPYSNYVYGVMSGPSASSAGNFWRTTDLGATWNQTAVMNTQLLPGMMVAVGPNVANGNNISGGAVYVVTHSGSNAAGIYTFYVSTDGGATFTLKSTQTFSNLIGTEISGRSTVQGMRTRPYPMIAADNSWGQFRGRLYLVYASNNPAGNGNKSDIFSRYSTDQGATWSSPVIVNDDPNSQSNFQFFPAIWCDKETGRLFAKWYDTRRVPTSDSMDVYASYSDDGGVTWAPNQRITNRTFKIKLSTSGSAPAYQGDYDAITSVGNVSLAIWTDFRNNNYGSYVGYFPDYALTVTPESAQMYNADDSLTVSVNIPSVKLWSDKVKFTATLTPTPVSGSLQVIFPQGDSLMTFPSSLPVKIKTSGEVSTGTYTLVIEGSGPNGIPVHQRTVSILVQQVIPVELTSFQAKQQDNSVTLEWMTATETNNKGFEIERKIQTGLITEDWQKIGYIEGAGTVTETQQYSFTDRDLNKVGKFSYRLRQIDFDGKFNFTPEVFVNIDKPVLFGLSKNYPNPFNPSTRIEYYLPESAEMTLKVYDAIGREVAVLVNGFTEAGRHDIIFNASGLSSGIYIYEMKAGSFLAREKMSLVK, from the coding sequence TTGGAGCAGATGGTTACCATTGACGGCTACGATAATTTTTATCTTGGTCTCTCCACGGCAGAGCCTCACGGCAGTCTGAACCCCAAAAACCCGAGACAATCCTTCACTGGCTGGAATATCAATGTTGCTTTCCGCTCTTATAACGGTTTGACCTGGCAGCAGTCCACTCCGCAGTTTGGTGTCTCCATGTCAGGCGACCCGGTTACTGCATTTGACAGTCTTGGCAACCTGTATTATCAGAATATGTTTGGCAGCCCGATACAGGGAGCCAAAGTAATGAAATCCACTGATAACGGAGCAACCTGGGGTCCATCTTTAACAGGAGTTTCAGGACGGGATAAAAACTGGATAGCCGCTGATCAGTCTGCAGGCCCGTATTCAAATTATGTTTATGGTGTTATGTCAGGCCCCAGTGCCTCAAGCGCGGGCAACTTCTGGAGAACAACCGATCTTGGTGCCACCTGGAATCAGACGGCGGTGATGAATACACAGCTTCTGCCGGGAATGATGGTTGCCGTAGGTCCTAATGTGGCAAACGGTAATAATATATCAGGCGGAGCAGTTTATGTGGTTACACATTCCGGATCAAACGCGGCTGGTATATATACCTTTTATGTGTCAACCGACGGCGGCGCGACCTTTACTCTTAAGTCAACCCAGACGTTTTCCAATCTTATCGGAACTGAAATCAGCGGACGCTCAACCGTACAGGGGATGAGAACAAGACCTTATCCCATGATTGCAGCTGATAATTCATGGGGGCAGTTCAGAGGACGGTTATATCTGGTATATGCTTCAAACAATCCGGCAGGCAACGGAAATAAATCTGATATATTCAGCAGATATTCAACCGATCAGGGAGCAACATGGTCTTCACCCGTTATCGTGAATGATGATCCTAATTCACAAAGCAATTTTCAGTTTTTCCCGGCGATCTGGTGTGATAAAGAAACAGGACGCCTTTTCGCAAAATGGTATGATACCAGACGTGTACCGACCAGCGACAGCATGGATGTATATGCATCCTACTCTGACGATGGAGGTGTAACATGGGCTCCTAATCAGAGAATTACGAACAGAACCTTTAAAATCAAACTAAGTACCAGCGGGTCTGCTCCTGCATATCAGGGGGATTATGATGCAATAACTTCGGTTGGAAATGTTTCACTTGCAATCTGGACTGATTTCCGCAATAATAACTATGGCAGTTATGTAGGGTATTTCCCTGACTATGCTCTTACCGTTACTCCTGAAAGCGCTCAGATGTATAATGCTGATGACTCACTCACTGTTTCGGTTAATATACCCAGCGTTAAACTCTGGAGCGATAAAGTTAAATTCACGGCAACACTTACCCCAACTCCTGTTTCAGGAAGTCTTCAGGTGATCTTTCCTCAGGGAGATTCTCTTATGACTTTCCCTTCCTCACTTCCGGTGAAGATTAAAACATCCGGTGAAGTTTCAACCGGAACATATACACTGGTGATCGAAGGAAGCGGACCGAACGGAATACCTGTTCACCAGAGAACGGTAAGTATTCTTGTTCAGCAGGTGATACCGGTTGAACTGACTTCATTCCAGGCAAAGCAGCAGGATAACAGCGTAACGCTTGAATGGATGACCGCGACCGAAACAAATAATAAGGGTTTTGAAATCGAAAGAAAAATCCAGACCGGCCTTATTACCGAAGACTGGCAGAAGATCGGATATATTGAAGGTGCCGGAACTGTTACAGAAACGCAGCAGTATTCATTTACCGACCGTGATCTGAATAAAGTCGGTAAATTCAGCTACCGCCTGCGTCAGATTGACTTTGACGGAAAGTTTAATTTTACACCGGAAGTATTTGTCAATATTGACAAACCAGTGCTGTTCGGACTCTCAAAAAATTATCCGAATCCCTTTAACCCTTCAACCCGGATTGAGTATTACCTTCCTGAATCAGCAGAAATGACTCTGAAAGTGTATGACGCTATCGGCAGGGAAGTAGCGGTTCTGGTAAACGGCTTTACCGAAGCAGGAAGACATGATATCATATTTAATGCATCAGGTCTTTCAAGCGGAATCTATATATACGAAATGAAAGCCGGCTCCTTCCTCGCAAGAGAAAAAATGAGCCTGGTCAAATAA
- a CDS encoding multifunctional oxoglutarate decarboxylase/oxoglutarate dehydrogenase thiamine pyrophosphate-binding subunit/dihydrolipoyllysine-residue succinyltransferase subunit translates to MKQKLTPEQKQEIEKFGANSWYLEYLQSDSFTSDAALPQEKAFTVTETPKTGNGNGNYTSPAGAVPPQGKTVNYPQGNSNDTLKLLAGAPARIIDNMESSLAIPVATTQRVIPVKLLEENRILINNHLQKQGRGKVSFTHLIGWGIIKSLKKHPALNNAYTIKDGKPHLVQRGSINLGIAIDVEKKDGSRSLLVPNIKNCDTLDFAGFLNKYEELVKRSRTGQIDPAEFAGTTITLTNPGTLGTVGSVPRLMLGQGAIIATGAIQYPAEYQAMSPETISTLGISKVLTLTSTYDHRIIQGAESGLFLKELHELLLGQNGFYEEIFESLKIPLKPSTWETDIQPRGYNDISNLSETEKQARVLQLINMFRVRGHLVASIDPLGTKNIYHSELDPSFHKLTIWDLDRQFITGGFGGLKTATLRKILDILQSTYCEKIGVEYMHIQNHEEKLWLQSVMEPVQNKPAFSNDVKIRLLQKLIQAEGFEHFIHNRFVGHKRFSLEGSETVIPVLDYILDLASQESVEEIVLGMAHRGRLNVLANIIGKSYESIFSEFEDIIDPNSYQGSGDVKYHLGASGMYKTLSGNQIGISIASNPSHLEWVNPVVEGIVRAKQSRLNGDAESKIIPLLIHGDAAFAGQGVVAETFNLSQLKGYRTGGTIHLVINNQIGFTTTAEDARSSVYATDVAKMVQAPIFHVNGDDPEAALWVAKIAYLYRQKYKKDVVIDLLGYRRHGHNEGDEPGYTQPLLYDKIKSHPSVVSIYSSRLVKSGLLDETSAAGMKSSFSETLSNALDKVKRKHIDFKIDVPLAISKEKIRSFKPTHKTAVDEQTLREIIAKISSVPPEFQLHPKLKKFLEKRADLATGKESADWALGEALAFATLLKEGIFVRLSGQDVVRGTFSQRHLGLTNIKTGEEYLPVNHMYPDQVKMEAYDSLLSEAAVLGFEYGFSTADPLALVIWEAQFGDFANSAQVIIDNFIVASYEKWHVPSNVVLMLPHGFEGQGPEHSSARIERFLILCAQDNMEVCNPTTPAQLFHLLRRHVRKGLLRPLVIMTPKSLLRLPEAKSEFHEFTTGTFEEVIDDKSVNKEKASRVILTSGKVYYELVNYRKEKNHEDAAIVRVEQYYPYDDAGMRELLKSYPKANKVVWVQEEPKNMGAWNFLHGRLLEDLFDGQRLFYAGRPASASPAVGSSKLSRQQQDKLIFDAFNC, encoded by the coding sequence ATGAAACAGAAATTAACTCCGGAACAGAAACAGGAAATCGAGAAATTCGGTGCCAATTCTTGGTATCTTGAATATCTGCAAAGTGATTCCTTTACTTCAGATGCTGCCTTACCGCAGGAAAAAGCTTTTACCGTAACCGAAACACCAAAAACCGGGAATGGCAACGGAAATTATACTTCCCCGGCAGGTGCAGTCCCTCCTCAGGGGAAGACAGTTAATTATCCTCAGGGGAACTCAAATGATACTCTGAAACTTCTGGCAGGTGCTCCGGCCCGTATTATTGATAATATGGAATCCAGTCTGGCGATTCCTGTCGCTACTACCCAAAGGGTAATTCCTGTTAAACTGCTGGAAGAAAACAGAATTCTTATTAATAATCATCTTCAGAAGCAGGGCAGGGGAAAAGTATCATTTACTCATCTGATTGGGTGGGGCATTATCAAATCCCTGAAGAAACATCCTGCTCTGAATAATGCTTATACCATAAAAGATGGGAAGCCGCATCTTGTTCAGAGGGGAAGCATCAATCTTGGAATTGCCATTGATGTTGAGAAAAAAGACGGCAGCCGGTCACTGCTGGTGCCCAATATTAAAAATTGTGATACGCTTGATTTCGCCGGATTCCTCAATAAATATGAAGAATTAGTAAAGCGCTCCCGCACCGGGCAGATTGACCCGGCCGAGTTTGCGGGTACAACGATTACTCTTACCAATCCTGGCACACTTGGAACGGTTGGCTCAGTACCCCGTCTGATGTTGGGGCAGGGTGCAATCATAGCAACAGGTGCAATTCAATATCCGGCAGAATATCAGGCGATGTCTCCTGAGACGATTTCCACTTTGGGAATCAGCAAAGTACTTACGCTTACCAGCACTTATGATCACAGGATTATCCAGGGAGCTGAGTCAGGGCTCTTCTTAAAGGAACTGCATGAACTGCTGCTCGGTCAGAATGGTTTTTATGAGGAGATTTTCGAATCACTTAAAATTCCTCTTAAGCCCAGCACCTGGGAAACTGATATACAGCCGAGAGGATATAATGATATATCCAATCTTTCAGAAACTGAAAAGCAGGCCAGGGTACTGCAGCTTATTAATATGTTTCGCGTCCGCGGCCATCTTGTCGCAAGTATTGATCCTCTGGGAACAAAGAATATATACCACTCAGAGCTTGACCCCTCATTCCACAAACTTACCATCTGGGATCTTGACCGCCAGTTTATCACCGGCGGGTTCGGCGGACTGAAAACAGCAACCCTGAGAAAAATTCTGGATATCCTGCAGAGCACCTATTGTGAGAAGATAGGCGTTGAATATATGCACATTCAGAATCATGAGGAAAAACTGTGGCTTCAGAGTGTGATGGAGCCGGTGCAGAATAAACCGGCTTTTTCTAATGATGTAAAAATCCGGCTGCTGCAGAAACTTATTCAGGCGGAGGGATTTGAACATTTTATTCACAACCGGTTTGTAGGGCATAAGAGATTCTCCCTTGAGGGCTCAGAGACGGTAATCCCTGTGCTTGATTATATACTTGATCTTGCCTCACAGGAAAGTGTTGAAGAAATAGTTCTTGGCATGGCTCACAGGGGCCGTCTTAATGTTCTGGCGAATATTATTGGTAAAAGCTATGAATCAATATTCTCAGAGTTTGAAGATATTATTGATCCTAATTCCTATCAGGGTTCAGGTGACGTAAAGTATCACCTTGGTGCATCCGGTATGTATAAAACCCTGAGCGGAAATCAGATTGGAATATCCATTGCATCCAACCCGAGCCATCTTGAGTGGGTGAATCCGGTTGTGGAAGGTATCGTAAGAGCAAAGCAGTCCAGATTAAACGGTGATGCTGAGAGCAAAATTATTCCGCTGCTGATTCACGGTGATGCTGCATTCGCAGGGCAGGGAGTAGTTGCCGAGACATTTAACCTGTCACAGTTAAAAGGATACCGCACCGGAGGAACGATTCATCTGGTAATTAATAATCAGATTGGCTTTACTACAACTGCTGAAGATGCGCGTTCATCGGTCTATGCAACAGATGTTGCGAAGATGGTTCAGGCGCCGATATTTCATGTGAATGGCGACGATCCTGAGGCTGCTCTCTGGGTTGCTAAAATTGCGTATCTCTACCGCCAGAAATATAAAAAAGATGTGGTTATTGATCTTCTTGGATACAGAAGGCACGGACACAATGAAGGTGATGAACCCGGATATACTCAGCCGCTGCTCTATGATAAAATCAAATCGCATCCTTCCGTTGTAAGTATATATTCATCCAGACTGGTTAAATCCGGCCTGCTTGATGAGACTTCAGCGGCTGGAATGAAATCATCATTCAGTGAAACCCTGAGCAATGCCCTTGATAAAGTAAAGCGGAAGCATATTGATTTCAAAATTGATGTGCCGCTAGCAATCTCGAAAGAAAAAATCCGTTCATTTAAACCCACGCATAAAACGGCGGTAGATGAACAGACGCTTAGAGAAATTATAGCCAAGATTTCTTCCGTCCCGCCTGAATTCCAGCTTCATCCAAAGCTTAAGAAGTTTTTGGAGAAGCGGGCGGATCTTGCCACCGGAAAAGAATCAGCTGACTGGGCACTAGGCGAAGCGCTGGCATTTGCTACCTTGCTGAAAGAAGGAATATTTGTCCGGCTAAGCGGTCAGGATGTTGTCCGTGGGACATTCAGTCAGAGGCATCTCGGTTTAACGAATATCAAAACAGGAGAAGAGTATCTTCCGGTTAATCATATGTATCCTGATCAGGTGAAGATGGAGGCATATGATAGTCTTCTTTCAGAAGCGGCAGTGCTTGGATTTGAATATGGCTTCAGCACCGCGGATCCTCTTGCGCTGGTTATCTGGGAAGCGCAGTTTGGCGACTTCGCAAACAGTGCGCAGGTTATCATTGATAACTTTATAGTTGCCTCTTACGAAAAATGGCATGTACCATCAAATGTAGTACTGATGCTTCCGCACGGTTTTGAAGGACAGGGTCCCGAACATTCAAGTGCAAGAATTGAAAGATTCCTGATTCTATGCGCGCAGGATAACATGGAGGTATGTAATCCGACAACTCCCGCACAGTTATTCCATTTATTGAGACGGCATGTAAGAAAAGGACTGCTTCGTCCGCTGGTGATAATGACTCCAAAGAGTCTGCTGAGATTACCTGAAGCCAAATCTGAATTCCACGAATTCACAACCGGCACTTTTGAAGAAGTGATTGATGATAAATCTGTGAATAAGGAAAAAGCGAGCAGGGTAATACTTACATCCGGCAAGGTATATTATGAACTGGTCAATTACCGGAAAGAGAAGAATCATGAGGATGCAGCGATAGTCCGTGTTGAGCAGTATTATCCTTATGATGATGCCGGAATGAGAGAACTGCTGAAATCCTATCCGAAAGCAAATAAAGTTGTCTGGGTACAGGAAGAACCAAAGAACATGGGTGCCTGGAATTTCCTCCATGGCAGACTGCTTGAAGATCTTTTCGACGGCCAGCGTTTGTTCTATGCAGGAAGACCAGCAAGTGCAAGTCCGGCAGTGGGTTCGTCCAAACTTTCACGTCAGCAGCAGGATAAATTAATTTTTGATGCATTTAACTGTTGA
- the pdxH gene encoding pyridoxamine 5'-phosphate oxidase, whose protein sequence is MEIDIAAMRRNYSRADLDETKAARNPFEMFHLWFNEAVDSQIDEPNAMTLATADSSGAPSARIVLLKGISQEGFVFYTNYGSRKGADISKNPRAALLFFWKELERQIRITGTLTKVSRAESKEYFNSRPFESRIGALVSHQSEKVRSREELEKKFAEAMKLYEGKEVPLPDFWGGYRLLPESFEFWQGRPSRLHDRLFYEKSESGEWVIFRLSP, encoded by the coding sequence ATGGAAATTGATATTGCCGCAATGAGGCGTAATTACAGCAGGGCTGACCTGGACGAAACCAAAGCTGCCCGCAATCCTTTTGAAATGTTTCACCTTTGGTTTAATGAGGCGGTTGACTCCCAGATTGATGAACCTAATGCAATGACCCTTGCCACTGCTGATTCTTCAGGCGCTCCATCAGCAAGAATCGTTCTGTTAAAAGGAATCAGCCAGGAAGGGTTTGTATTTTATACGAACTATGGAAGCCGTAAAGGGGCGGATATTAGTAAAAACCCCAGGGCAGCACTTCTTTTTTTCTGGAAAGAACTGGAACGGCAAATCAGAATTACCGGAACCCTGACCAAAGTCAGCCGTGCTGAATCAAAAGAATATTTTAACTCCCGCCCGTTTGAGAGCAGAATTGGTGCTCTTGTTTCTCATCAGAGCGAAAAGGTAAGATCGAGAGAAGAACTGGAAAAGAAATTCGCGGAAGCAATGAAACTATACGAAGGGAAAGAAGTTCCGCTGCCCGATTTTTGGGGCGGATATCGGTTACTGCCGGAAAGTTTTGAATTCTGGCAGGGGCGCCCTTCCCGCCTGCATGACAGATTATTTTACGAAAAATCCGAATCAGGTGAATGGGTTATTTTCAGATTATCCCCTTAA
- a CDS encoding EamA family transporter, protein MKDHNKGILFILISAILWSTGGLFIKILPLDAFQISFARSVFAAGILMVLSGKSSFRVNKLVALNSLFYAGILILFVAATKLTTAANAIFLQYTAPIYVLVFEPLLLKTGFKRKNIYSVLICFFGMALFFLGDLQPGHLSGNLLALLSGVAFAAFLIGMRKNGEEYQNSTVILGNILIALLCIGSFEPSLMFQPGNLLMTAYLGIFQIGTAYFLFNLGLKRVQAIEASLISMIEPVLNPVWVFIWHGETPSGWAILGSSVILTGLIIKTLWFDRRDQKPILVE, encoded by the coding sequence ATGAAAGACCATAACAAAGGCATTCTCTTTATCCTTATCTCAGCCATTCTCTGGAGTACCGGCGGACTGTTTATAAAAATACTTCCTCTTGATGCTTTCCAGATTTCGTTTGCCCGTTCGGTTTTTGCCGCGGGAATTCTGATGGTACTCTCAGGAAAAAGCTCGTTCAGGGTTAATAAACTGGTCGCCTTGAATAGTTTATTTTATGCCGGAATTCTCATCCTTTTTGTGGCAGCCACTAAGCTGACTACCGCGGCTAATGCAATTTTTCTCCAGTACACTGCCCCAATCTATGTTTTGGTGTTTGAACCTCTGCTGTTAAAAACCGGATTTAAGAGAAAGAACATCTATTCGGTGCTTATTTGTTTCTTTGGAATGGCGCTCTTTTTTCTGGGAGATCTTCAGCCCGGTCATCTTAGCGGAAATCTGCTTGCTCTACTGAGCGGAGTGGCATTTGCAGCTTTTCTGATCGGGATGCGTAAAAACGGGGAAGAGTATCAGAATTCAACGGTTATTCTGGGGAACATTCTTATAGCGCTTCTTTGCATCGGTTCTTTTGAGCCTTCCCTTATGTTTCAGCCGGGTAACCTATTGATGACTGCCTATCTTGGCATTTTCCAAATTGGTACGGCTTATTTCCTTTTTAACCTGGGACTTAAACGGGTGCAGGCAATCGAGGCATCACTTATTTCCATGATTGAGCCGGTACTTAACCCTGTCTGGGTGTTTATCTGGCATGGTGAAACCCCGTCCGGATGGGCCATTCTCGGCAGTTCGGTTATCCTGACCGGACTAATTATAAAAACTCTCTGGTTTGACCGCAGGGATCAAAAACCGATACTGGTTGAATGA
- a CDS encoding iron hydrogenase small subunit, which yields MTTEKTIELQIDNISVTAKDGATILDVAKAAGIDIPTLCHMKDLIPGGACRLCTVEVEGYKSLVPACAFPASEGMKVITNNTRVRRARKTIIELLIEDHPQECLICVRNGNCELQTLAARYGVREHRYFGECKQHAIDISSPSMERDPAKCILCGRCVRTCGEVQKIGAIDFANRGFRSIVTTPFNKGLNQSSSCILCGQCILSCPVAALREKSSLKEVVNAIEDDEKFTIVQIAPAVRAALGEEFGLPAGSNVTGKMVTALKRLGFSRVFDTNFAADLTIMEEANEFIERVKTGGTLPMFTSCCPGWVKYIEHYYPSLLGHLSSCKSPHEMEGAILKTYYARKMGLAPHNIYVTSIMPCTVKKFEASRVELSEETLPDVDAVLTSRELARWINIAGLDFANLPESEFDNPLGESTGAAAIFGSTGGVMEAAIRTAHYMLKGENMASPDLEAVRGNDHLKSASVQIDGLKVNVAVVNGIGGIAPVMDSILNGTCEYHFIEVMACPGGCVNGGGQPIRKIENKVEKRRDTLYQLDAKAAKRNSHDNEAVKALYSEYLEHPGSHKAHKILHTHYSERD from the coding sequence ATGACAACAGAAAAGACGATTGAATTACAGATAGATAATATATCCGTTACGGCTAAAGACGGTGCAACAATCCTTGATGTCGCAAAAGCAGCAGGTATAGATATACCTACTCTCTGCCACATGAAAGACCTGATACCCGGCGGTGCCTGCCGTTTATGCACAGTTGAAGTTGAAGGTTACAAGTCCCTGGTTCCTGCATGTGCATTTCCTGCATCTGAAGGAATGAAAGTTATCACGAATAACACCAGAGTGCGCCGCGCAAGAAAAACCATCATTGAACTTCTTATTGAAGATCATCCGCAGGAATGCCTTATCTGCGTGCGCAACGGCAACTGCGAACTGCAGACTCTTGCGGCACGTTATGGCGTGAGGGAACACCGGTATTTCGGAGAATGTAAACAGCATGCTATTGATATATCAAGCCCCTCCATGGAGCGCGATCCCGCAAAATGCATTCTCTGCGGAAGATGCGTAAGAACCTGCGGTGAAGTTCAGAAGATTGGGGCTATTGATTTCGCGAACCGGGGATTCAGAAGCATAGTTACTACTCCGTTTAATAAAGGTTTGAACCAGAGTTCATCCTGCATACTCTGCGGGCAGTGTATTTTGTCCTGTCCGGTAGCTGCTCTGCGCGAAAAGAGTTCACTGAAGGAAGTGGTTAATGCAATTGAAGATGATGAGAAATTCACCATCGTTCAGATTGCACCGGCGGTACGTGCCGCTCTTGGTGAGGAGTTCGGACTTCCTGCCGGCTCAAATGTAACCGGTAAAATGGTGACAGCACTCAAACGCCTTGGTTTCTCAAGAGTGTTTGATACAAATTTCGCTGCCGATCTTACCATTATGGAAGAAGCAAATGAGTTTATTGAAAGAGTGAAAACCGGCGGCACCCTTCCTATGTTCACCAGCTGCTGCCCGGGTTGGGTGAAATATATTGAGCACTATTATCCTTCACTGCTTGGTCATCTCTCAAGCTGCAAATCACCTCATGAGATGGAAGGCGCAATTCTTAAAACCTATTACGCCCGTAAAATGGGACTGGCTCCGCATAATATTTATGTTACTTCAATAATGCCTTGCACCGTGAAGAAGTTTGAAGCATCGCGCGTTGAGCTTTCTGAGGAAACGCTCCCGGATGTGGATGCTGTGCTCACCTCGCGCGAACTGGCACGGTGGATAAATATTGCCGGACTCGATTTTGCCAATCTGCCCGAAAGTGAATTTGATAATCCGCTGGGTGAATCAACCGGAGCGGCTGCAATTTTCGGATCTACCGGCGGTGTGATGGAAGCAGCCATCCGTACCGCTCACTATATGCTGAAAGGGGAGAATATGGCATCTCCTGATCTGGAAGCAGTAAGAGGAAACGATCATCTGAAATCAGCTTCCGTCCAGATTGACGGTCTGAAGGTTAATGTTGCAGTGGTTAACGGTATCGGAGGTATTGCCCCGGTGATGGATTCAATTCTGAACGGTACCTGCGAATATCACTTTATCGAAGTAATGGCATGCCCGGGGGGCTGTGTAAATGGCGGCGGACAGCCGATCCGCAAAATTGAAAATAAGGTGGAAAAAAGGCGGGATACTCTCTACCAGCTTGATGCAAAAGCTGCAAAAAGAAACTCCCATGATAATGAAGCCGTGAAAGCCCTTTATTCTGAGTACCTGGAACATCCCGGAAGCCATAAGGCACACAAAATTCTGCATACTCACTACTCAGAGAGGGATTAA